One Carassius carassius chromosome 20, fCarCar2.1, whole genome shotgun sequence DNA segment encodes these proteins:
- the LOC132096756 gene encoding carbohydrate sulfotransferase 2-like, producing MKIKPYPLKFTPPWEKNAGFGRKHKSCTRNHTKIIANPGIVMKVLRRKKIIMFLAYFLLVALTMLNLANYKWTKEPQQCNQPMQGVNFQSRSDIRHLYKAPQVKKRHLVYVLTTWRSGSSFFGELFNQNPDVFFLYEPMWHIWQKLYPGDAVSLQGAARDMLSSLYRCDFSVFQLYNSPGGKNITTLGLFGATINKVICSYPFCTSYRKDVVGMVDEKVCRKCPPQSLEMLEEECLKYNTIVIKGVRILDVNVLAPLMEDPSLNLKVIHLVRDPRAVANSRIKSRHGLIRENLQVVRSRDPKLRRVPFVDPNHKMNKKDGSDYHSIGAMEVICEQMSRTLKTALQPPTWFKGKYMTVRYEDLVENPIKTVRSVYRFVNLSANHDIEIFAMNMTTGPNASTKPFIVSSRNATQAASAWRTLLNYQQIRQVEEYCQHAMSLLGYLRVRTAGEAKDLSRPLLTVPKI from the coding sequence ATGAAAATCAAACCCTACCCTCTAAAATTCACACCACCATGGGAGAAGAATGCTGGCTTTGGAAGGAAACACAAGTCTTGCACGAGAAACCACACCAAAATAATCGCCAACCCAGGAATTGTGATGAAAGTGCTACGGCGGAAGAAGATCATCATGTTTCTGGCCTATTTTCTGTTGGTGGCTTTGACAATGCTGAACCTGGCTAATTACAAATGGACCAAAGAGCCACAGCAGTGCAACCAGCCGATGCAGGGAGTGAACTTCCAAAGTAGATCAGACATCCGTCACCTTTACAAAGCCCCGCAGGTCAAGAAAAGGCATCTGGTTTACGTTTTGACCACTTGGAGGTCCGGCTCGTCGTTTTTCGGGGAGCTCTTCAACCAAAACCCAGATGTCTTTTTCTTGTATGAGCCCATGTGGCATATTTGGCAGAAGCTGTACCCGGGGGACGCCGTGTCCCTCCAAGGAGCGGCCAGGGACATGCTGAGCTCTCTTTACAGGTGCGACTTCTCCGTTTTCCAGCTGTACAACAGTCCTGGGGGCAAGAACATTACCACTCTCGGACTGTTTGGGGCCACCATCAATAAGGTCATCTGCTCCTACCCCTTCTGTACGTCCTACAGGAAGGATGTGGTGGGAATGGTGGACGAAAAGGTTTGTAGAAAGTGCCCTCCACAGAGTCTGGAGATGCTGGAGGAGGAGTGTCTAAAGTACAACACGATCGTGATCAAGGGAGTTCGCATTTTGGACGTCAACGTTTTGGCCCCCCTGATGGAGGACCCTTCTTTGAATCTGAAAGTGATTCATTTGGTGCGAGACCCCAGAGCGGTGGCCAACTCCAGGATCAAATCCCGGCACGGACTCATACGGGAGAATTTGCAAGTCGTACGCAGCAGAGATCCCAAGCTTCGTCGCGTGCCATTTGTAGACCCCAAccacaaaatgaacaaaaaagacGGGTCCGATTACCACTCCATTGGAGCCATGGAGGTGATCTGCGAACAGATGTCTAGAACTCTGAAAACCGCTCTTCAGCCTCCCACCTGGTTCAAAGGCAAGTACATGACGGTACGCTACGAGGACCTGGTGGAAAACCCCATTAAAACGGTTCGGAGTGTTTACCGCTTCGTTAATCTCTCAGCCAATCACGACATTGAGATCTTTGCTATGAATATGACGACAGGACCGAACGCCTCCACCAAACCCTTCATCGTATCCTCCAGGAACGCCACACAGGCGGCCAGCGCCTGGAGAACTCTGTTGAACTACCAGCAGATCAGACAGGTGGAGGAGTACTGTCAGCATGCCATGTCTCTGCTGGGATACCTGCGCGTCCGCACAGCCGGGGAGGCTAAGGATTTGAGCAGACCATTATTGACAGTGCCCAAAATTTGA